ctaatttaacaaaataaagtaaattttaatttattattatttattttaattttaaacatgctttCTTGAATGAAAAGATACACTATAaacacttttatatttgaataaataaaaaatatgtgagaaaaataatttaatctaagggcccaaaaaatttgaatggcctctAGGCGTACGCTTAATTCGGCACTGATAGTTTGCCTACAGTAAGAACTTCtatagccattcgtctggacaagtggtaacgaggtataactatttcaaggaAGGGGTCGCAGCAggcggcctcagactttgtggagAGAGGAGTTCTAACAGTAGACAAACTAATGGTACGCAGTTTGGTAGTAGCTTGACAAGATTCATTTTCGGAATGAAAGACACCtgaaatctctaaaaatagTCACTCGGTACATATTACGGGGTTTAATATGTTTAGTAGTAACCTGTTCTCGATTGTTAAGCTTCTGAAACACGCCCTcctttttagaaacaataatttCACTTCAGACCCAGAACTTtcgagtgttttttttttgacaaaaagcgGACccctatttcaaatttaataaatctcaaCTTTCATGAGGtgttcataaaaaatgaatattttatgataagttAGAAAAATTCGATAGTTAATTGATTCAGTAATATATTTCAACAGAGAATTAAAAGAGGAATTTCTATATCAGTTAAACttagaattatttgaaatttctcattttggaagatttttttttttcaagtttagtttaatttctgatgacgctaaatttttttttctttttttcgcaaTGAAGATTTGCGCGTCCCGTGACAGCgtcgtaacttttttttattgcgtacgcaataaaaaaaattacagcagCAATTTGGAAATTGATTCTACTACAAAATGACTATAATTTGCAAACTGTAGAAATTTTGTAGTTCTTCGACGTCAAAATTTCTGTAGTAGATTTTGGCCAAATCACTGCAATCTTcaaactgcatttttaaaaatattcttttttctgcaGTTTATTTTCAGTTGGAGCCCCACCTAcgtgaaaagttaaaatttgttttggaaaCAACCGATCTCAGATGGTTACTCTGAAACATGTtaaatgaaatggaaataaaaaccaTCCAATTAACACAATCGAATCATTGGTgcattttcctttcattttcattgctgctctgaaattatatttaatatttatacaccAGATGTTCTTAGCAGCTTAGTAATGCGTTGCAAGTAccaaaaaatcgaaaattgagATTTTGCGAGTGAGTTTCCTTTAGTTTTCAAGATTTTATGACGATATTTAGATATCCCAcatttgattgattttgatggggttttttttaaaaaaagaagtctatttttttcattcttcagAGTGCCTAGCATTAAATATGTGgtctcaaataaaataaaggctATAAAACTTATGTATAAATGTGTAATGATAGCACTTCCTGTGCTTTAAGAATTATAACAGtgatgaaattatatatatatttttaaaaagcttctaTTTTTGTCGATTTTCTATATAGAATAAGCATGGAAAGTTTTGCAAGGAATCAATTGATTGAAATGTTATTCTTTTACCGAGAATCGAGGAAgtggtgattttaaaaaatgtggccGAATGATGATggatcgaaagaaaaaaaaaagtgtacctTCGATTAGTTTCTGTCTATATTTGGTGGCGCTGCCCTCATGCCCGGGTGTGTTCTTCAAATAATCTCCCAACCTGAATCGAATGTTTCCTAGACTGTCCGGAATTTGCCTGTATTGGCTGCTGGGTCGTCCTGAGTCATGGGCACTGTTCGTAGTGTAAGTTTTGGTGGTCGTTACGACTTTCGGGTAGTCTGACTCTTCGTCGGATGGTTCATCATATCCAGCCGGTGTGTAGCTGGCTTTCTGAGGGTATCCTGACACAGAAAAACagccatttttatttctgtcaaTCAATCTTTGGGGGGTGTTTTATAGACAAGAATCATACCTTTCGGTAACACCTCGTCTGAAAATGAAGAGTCAAATTATATTGACTCATCATATACAGCCGGTAGTGTTGCTTtctgagagagaaaaaaacagccttattttgctgtttattagtttttgtgAGGATAGTTCCCTCTTATTGAGAGATCCTTCAAGCAAACCATTCCTTCTCTCAATTacctttttactttcaaaaaattttgtaccttttttttgtgttatgtCATTTATAATCTAACATGTTTAGATTCcttaagaaaaactatatttgcaaattaatttttaagaactgcCTCTTAACTATCACGGTTAAAAGGTGTTACGCTTGTTGATATAATTTAGAGACACCTCACAACACTGATTTTCGTCATTTATAATGAATAACATTAATAACTGTGTTCTCACATGTCTCTACCGTACTACGAAAATAAATCCTAAAgattaaaacttctaaaaaggctttcaaaatcataatttcgaatttatatacttatatatattcgaattataatttcgaaattaGATGATTTAGCTTAAAGAGTTCACGATTCACCCGTTTTACTTATGCTTGGAAGATTAATGTGTAGTGGtacgaaaaatgtatttatttacaaatagtcgaaagaatatttgtttttaaaggtaAAGGTGTTCTCACCTTGTCCTCCATAGCCAGCTCCGTGGCCGCTACTTCCAGTACCGTAACCACCATAGCCGTGACCAGCACCAGATTCACCATGGCCATAACCACCGCTTGAGCCACCGTGTCCATATCCACCACCAGTTCCACCATGACCATATCCACCTCCAGAGCCACCGTGTCCATATCCACCGCCGGATCCACCATGACCGTATCCACCTCCGGAGCCACCTTGGCCGTAGCCATGACCTCCGCTGTAACCGCCCTCACTGCTGCCTCCATAACCTTCTCCGTGACTCGATCCACCGTGACCATGGCCATGTCCTGCCGATGAAGATCCTTCCCCATAACCTTTACCCTTGCCGGACCCAGTCGATGAAGATGTGCTTTTGCTAGAACTTGAACTTTTGCTGGAGGACCTTCCGAGGGTACTTGGAGAAATGCCTTGATAGTATCCGCTGGCCTGAGATTCCAGATCTTTTACAGGAATGCGGTAGACGATGAAATTATCATCTTCACTCACTTTTTCCGCCCCCATATTAGCATGACAGAGGGTGGCAACGGACACCAATAGGAGAAACTGtcgaataaaaaagaaataaaagtcaatcgagtaaaatagtcttttttttttccttcaatgaACGAAAGTACTCTTATTTAAAAGGCAAGAAAAGTTAACTAACGTTTATAACGTATAATtgtttgtgaatttttaaatactaagttTATCGTTTGCAaattaaacctaaaattttactaaaaattaaatgtggtGATTGACTAgagtttttaactatttggaTAAAAACTGATGGCAATATTATCCGATTGTACAGAGTTAATtcatatattgcaaatatttattatatattgtaaatattttttacagattgCAGAATTCGtcaatacattttgttttatctcttttttattctgccgactgcaaaacaaaaaataataccatctcctgtgattggaagtttgccaaTTATTGTTTGAGAATTTTGCTGTTGGTGGGACTGCAGACGCGTTTTGTACAATTGTATATACGATGGTTGttgaatttacatttaaaagaatttacatGAAAGTACtgcagatgatttttcagatGATGAAGATGTGAACATatacaaaaactaatatttaactttttctcatTTGCCCGTGATAATTTGGGATAGTAAAcagatgataaattaaatatttcttttacacataaaaaaattaaaatttcaacttaaaactttgtgtattatgttttgttttagttccttgtatttattaatgaaataattttttgtttttgcgtTTTTTGTTGGTAAAGGAAGCGGTTAACAGATTTTAATCCTTAAATTAGATTCCATTcatatttacattgttttaaaccTATTagtgctaaaatttttcaagaacattttgttttataatatttaaagttgagAAATAGAagcgaaaattattttaaaaactgcgtaaaaattttctattttaattaaaaatgaaaattaaaaaaaaaaaaattcgtagaaTTTAAGTACGTAATTCAAATTAccaaaacacttttaaaaatttaaaatcatacaatagcgaaataaatattttaacaaatattttttgtaaaaaaatatattaacttaaatattcttaaatatttttgcgctCTGTACAAACTAAAAGTTGCTAGCACAGAGGAAAAAAAtgagttggaaaaaaatgagCTTCTTACAAGCGTCGCAAACTATTCGATTATCTTTCTCAATCCCTATGTTTCGAACAATTTTGAAGCTCTCTAACTTAAGTGAAATATCAGGAATACTAAGCTAGACAACTGAATTCAACTCCAcctttttctttaacaattccGCGTGAAAgctcaattaaaaatacttatgtataaaaatagttattttacaaggaaattaatcttaaaatgaaataaattgttgcggtagttaaaagttatttttggcactactttttcaatgaaacaaCCCTTTATGACCcgacgaaattttttaaaaaaaaatgtgttttaggaaaaataaaaaattttcataatgactaaataaatattttgaaaatcgatATCGTAGTTTTTAAGAAGAATTGAGACGATAAAATGGAGGCacaattacatttatatttattttcttgaaaattgaaGGAACTAAAATCACAGCCTGAAGGTGATATAAAAATGATCGCTTacgaaaataaagattttctggcaaaataatgaatcttttttttagattttattagcTTAATATTAGTAAGTTAGGTCTTTAACTCCCGTGACTAGGCTGTTGCCACAATGATATTTTGATGAatggttaattttcaaaatttgtgtcatttgaaaattaaataatgaaataaaagggTTGTATcagaaaatgtcatttttgaaACGAATCGAGCGCATGTTTTTAAGACGAAAATTATCACAACTATTAACGTACTCTATATTTGCACAATGTTGTAActta
This window of the Parasteatoda tepidariorum isolate YZ-2023 chromosome 4, CAS_Ptep_4.0, whole genome shotgun sequence genome carries:
- the LOC107439274 gene encoding uncharacterized protein isoform X1 — translated: MKSLSAFLLLVSVATLCHANMGAEKVSEDDNFIVYRIPVKDLESQASGYYQGISPSTLGRSSSKSSSSSKSTSSSTGSGKGKGYGEGSSSAGHGHGHGGSSHGEGYGGSSEGGYSGGHGYGQGGSGGGYGHGGSGGGYGHGGSGGGYGHGGTGGGYGHGGSSGGYGHGESGAGHGYGGYGTGSSGHGAGYGGQGYPQKASYTPAGYDEPSDEESDYPKVVTTTKTYTTNSAHDSGRPSSQYRQIPDSLGNIRFRLGDYLKNTPGHEGSATKYRQKLIEEFGAAASSPGYRSGQGFNINDLTRSLNQGLRPSYRNNPYQPQASILFPYALRQL
- the LOC107439274 gene encoding uncharacterized protein isoform X2, whose protein sequence is MKSLSAFLLLVSVATLCHANMGAEKVSEDDNFIVYRIPVKDLESQASGYYQGISPSTLGRSSSKSSSSSKSTSSSTGSGKGKGYGEGSSSAGHGHGHGGSSHGEGYGGSSEGGYSGGHGYGQGGSGGGYGHGGSGGGYGHGGSGGGYGHGGTGGGYGHGGSSGGYGHGESGAGHGYGGYGTGSSGHGAGYGGQEFGAAASSPGYRSGQGFNINDLTRSLNQGLRPSYRNNPYQPQASILFPYALRQL